From Brevibacterium ihuae, the proteins below share one genomic window:
- a CDS encoding HAD family hydrolase, whose amino-acid sequence MDTFSAVLWDMDGTLVDTEPYWMRAETALMHAHGLDWDDEHGLLMVGNDLLTSARILIDHGLPLPAEQIVEILLDGVIEQVREHVPFRPGARALLEELREAGVPCALVTMSYRRLAEAVVEACPAGSFAVLVTGDEVPAGKPDPAPYVLGAEALGLTPGECLALEDSIPGLTSAEAAGTVAVGIPHLVPLPELPGRTLVLSLSGLDLAGLRNLAARAREAQVSDRRS is encoded by the coding sequence ATGGACACCTTCTCCGCGGTCCTCTGGGACATGGATGGCACCCTCGTCGACACCGAACCGTACTGGATGCGGGCCGAGACCGCGCTCATGCACGCCCATGGCCTCGACTGGGACGACGAGCACGGCCTCCTCATGGTCGGCAACGATCTCCTCACCTCCGCCCGGATCCTCATCGATCACGGACTTCCCCTCCCCGCTGAGCAGATCGTCGAGATCCTCCTCGACGGGGTGATCGAGCAGGTGCGCGAGCACGTCCCGTTCCGTCCCGGCGCCCGCGCGCTCCTCGAGGAGCTCCGGGAGGCCGGGGTGCCGTGCGCGCTCGTGACGATGTCCTACCGGCGGCTCGCCGAAGCGGTGGTCGAGGCCTGCCCCGCGGGCAGCTTCGCGGTGCTCGTCACCGGGGACGAGGTGCCGGCCGGCAAGCCCGACCCGGCGCCCTACGTGCTCGGGGCCGAGGCGCTCGGCCTCACGCCGGGCGAGTGCCTCGCGCTCGAGGACTCGATCCCCGGTCTCACGAGCGCCGAGGCGGCGGGCACCGTGGCCGTGGGCATCCCGCACCTCGTCCCGCTGCCGGAGCTGCCCGGACGGACGCTCGTGCTCTCGCTGTCCGGCCTCGATCTCGCCGGCCTGCGCAACCTCGCGGCCCGGGCGCGGGAGGCTCAGGTCTCCGACAGGAGGTCGTGA
- a CDS encoding DUF3054 domain-containing protein has translation MTSSPLSGLPHSDDRWLHVYTLGVAAKKSSHLFTAVVVDLVLVAIFTVVGYWTHARDLDVDGIIGTAWPFLLGLLVAWLLNAVWVAPLAPLRTGVGIWATTVLVGLVVRALIGEGTAGPFVVVAASLNLVTLVGWRLIATAVAGRSGR, from the coding sequence ATGACGTCCTCTCCCCTCTCCGGCCTGCCGCACTCGGACGACCGGTGGCTCCACGTCTACACTCTAGGCGTGGCCGCCAAGAAATCCTCTCACCTGTTCACCGCCGTCGTCGTCGACCTCGTGCTCGTCGCGATCTTCACCGTCGTGGGCTATTGGACCCATGCACGGGACCTCGACGTCGACGGCATCATCGGGACCGCCTGGCCGTTCCTCCTCGGCCTCCTCGTCGCGTGGCTCCTCAACGCGGTGTGGGTCGCTCCGCTCGCCCCGCTGCGCACCGGGGTCGGCATCTGGGCGACGACCGTGCTCGTCGGGCTCGTGGTCCGCGCGCTCATCGGCGAGGGCACCGCCGGACCCTTCGTCGTCGTCGCCGCCTCGCTCAACCTCGTCACGCTCGTGGGCTGGCGCCTCATCGCCACCGCGGTGGCCGGCCGCTCCGGCCGCTGA
- a CDS encoding proteasome assembly chaperone family protein, whose translation MSFLPSAGGRLVVIAFEGWNDAGEAAVDTARHLVGAWDLSAETLFSGDEYYDMTFIRPALRRDADGPAIEWPGCVAHTGVVPGTELPVEVVIGTEPSYRWREYIDRLRERFAPDDRVVLLGSLLADVTHTRPLPVATTAEDPALARELGIDEAHYTGPVGILGVLSTTLAGDGMAAVSHWVAVPAYAASSPSPKAVLAMLGAFEDLTGLVVDQRELVDEARAWEVGTDALVESDEDLAEHVARIEGMTDATELPQASGEAIAREFERYLSRRRREE comes from the coding sequence ATGAGTTTTCTGCCATCCGCCGGAGGCCGGCTCGTCGTCATCGCGTTCGAGGGGTGGAACGACGCCGGGGAGGCGGCCGTCGACACCGCCCGCCATCTCGTCGGCGCCTGGGACCTCTCCGCAGAGACGCTGTTCTCCGGCGACGAGTACTACGACATGACCTTCATCCGCCCTGCGCTGCGGCGCGACGCGGACGGTCCGGCGATCGAGTGGCCCGGCTGCGTCGCCCACACCGGGGTGGTGCCGGGCACGGAGCTGCCCGTCGAAGTCGTCATCGGCACCGAGCCCTCGTACCGGTGGCGCGAGTACATCGACCGGCTGCGGGAGCGGTTCGCACCGGACGACCGGGTCGTCCTCCTCGGCTCGCTCCTCGCCGACGTCACCCACACCCGTCCGCTGCCGGTGGCGACGACCGCGGAGGATCCCGCGCTCGCCCGGGAGCTCGGCATCGACGAGGCCCACTACACCGGACCGGTCGGCATCCTCGGGGTGCTGTCGACGACGCTCGCCGGGGACGGCATGGCCGCGGTGTCGCACTGGGTCGCGGTCCCGGCCTACGCCGCGTCGAGCCCCTCCCCCAAGGCGGTGCTCGCGATGCTCGGCGCCTTCGAGGATCTCACCGGGCTCGTCGTCGACCAGCGCGAGCTCGTCGACGAGGCGCGGGCGTGGGAGGTCGGCACCGACGCGCTCGTCGAGAGCGACGAGGACCTCGCCGAGCACGTCGCCCGGATCGAGGGCATGACCGACGCCACCGAGCTGCCCCAGGCCTCCGGCGAGGCGATCGCGCGCGAGTTCGAGCGCTATCTCAGCCGGCGCCGCAGGGAGGAGTGA
- the arc gene encoding proteasome ATPase, giving the protein MTDVDRTAELAAVRKDASQLRQQLFNASKRNDALSRTLKTAREELVRIRAEAERLSEPPNSFGTVLALVPGPDDTHQLDVIASGRRMRVGVTPELDVSTLVPGTEVRLSEGLVALEAVGFADAGNVVSVREVLPDGRILIGAPGDDEQIHRLSGPLRAEGVRPGDAVLVDSRTHFALEKIEKPEVASLLLETVPDISYNDIGGLEDQIDMIQDAVELPFEHPELYTEHGLKPPKGILLYGPPGCGKTLIAKAVANSLAQRRGGEGTRSYFLNIKGPELLDKYVGETERQLRLIFSRAREKATAGSPVVVFFDEMESLFRTRGTGKSSDVETTIVPQLLSEIDGVERLDNVIVIGASNREDLIDPAILRPGRLDVKIRIERPDEQGAADIFSKYLTTDLPLHPSVLDAADGSRTQAVERLITACVERMYARDAENAFVEVTYATGQRELLHFADFASGAMISNIVDRAKKHAIKSLLADGERGLTWEHFARAIAEEFSEHEDLPNTTNPDEWARISGRKGERITHLRMVQHEAPSGDGVGERAPAAGPGTPIVTAEADSDLV; this is encoded by the coding sequence ATGACCGACGTCGACCGGACCGCCGAACTCGCCGCCGTCCGCAAGGACGCGTCCCAGCTCCGTCAGCAGCTGTTCAACGCCTCGAAGCGCAACGACGCGCTCTCGCGGACTCTCAAGACCGCCCGCGAGGAGCTCGTCCGGATCCGCGCCGAGGCCGAGCGCCTCTCCGAGCCGCCGAACTCCTTCGGCACCGTCCTCGCCCTCGTCCCCGGTCCCGACGACACCCATCAGCTCGACGTCATCGCCTCCGGGCGTCGGATGCGCGTGGGCGTCACCCCGGAACTCGACGTGTCGACCCTCGTCCCCGGGACCGAGGTCCGCCTCTCCGAAGGGCTCGTCGCCCTCGAGGCGGTCGGCTTCGCCGACGCCGGGAACGTCGTGTCGGTGCGCGAGGTGCTGCCCGACGGACGGATCCTCATCGGCGCGCCCGGCGACGACGAGCAGATCCATCGCCTCTCCGGCCCGCTGCGCGCCGAGGGGGTGCGACCGGGCGACGCGGTCCTCGTCGACAGCCGGACCCACTTCGCGCTCGAGAAGATCGAGAAGCCCGAGGTCGCTTCGCTGCTGCTGGAGACGGTCCCGGACATCTCCTACAACGACATCGGCGGTCTCGAGGACCAGATCGACATGATCCAGGACGCCGTCGAGCTCCCGTTCGAGCATCCCGAGCTCTACACCGAGCACGGCCTCAAGCCGCCCAAGGGGATCCTCCTCTACGGCCCTCCCGGCTGCGGCAAGACCCTCATCGCGAAGGCGGTGGCGAACTCGCTGGCCCAGCGCCGCGGGGGCGAGGGCACGCGCTCGTACTTCCTCAACATCAAGGGTCCCGAGCTCCTCGACAAGTACGTCGGCGAGACCGAGCGCCAGCTCCGGCTGATCTTCTCCCGCGCCCGGGAGAAGGCGACCGCCGGATCCCCGGTCGTCGTGTTCTTCGACGAGATGGAATCGCTCTTCCGTACCCGCGGGACCGGCAAGTCCTCCGATGTCGAGACGACGATCGTGCCGCAGCTGCTGAGCGAGATCGACGGCGTCGAGCGGCTCGACAACGTCATCGTCATCGGCGCGTCGAACCGCGAGGACCTCATCGATCCTGCGATCCTGCGCCCCGGCCGGCTCGACGTCAAGATCCGCATCGAGCGCCCCGACGAGCAGGGCGCGGCCGACATCTTCTCGAAGTACCTCACCACCGACCTCCCGCTCCACCCGAGCGTCCTCGACGCGGCCGACGGCTCCCGCACCCAGGCGGTCGAGCGTCTCATCACCGCCTGCGTCGAGCGGATGTACGCGCGGGACGCGGAGAACGCCTTCGTCGAGGTGACCTACGCGACGGGTCAGCGGGAGCTCCTCCACTTCGCGGACTTCGCCTCGGGCGCGATGATCTCGAACATCGTCGACCGCGCGAAGAAGCACGCGATCAAGTCGTTGCTCGCCGACGGCGAGCGCGGTCTGACCTGGGAGCACTTCGCACGGGCGATCGCCGAGGAGTTCTCCGAGCACGAGGACCTGCCGAACACGACGAATCCGGACGAATGGGCCCGCATCAGCGGCCGGAAGGGCGAGCGGATCACCCACCTGCGGATGGTCCAGCACGAGGCCCCGAGCGGGGACGGCGTCGGCGAGCGGGCCCCGGCGGCCGGTCCCGGCACGCCGATCGTCACCGCGGAGGCCGACTCCGACCTCGTCTGA
- a CDS encoding SCO1664 family protein — protein sequence MTDEQVACALLREGTVEELGRIPGASNDTRLVTVARGAELLRAVYKPTAGERPLRDFPLGTLARREVAAYLLGLRCADVRVPPTVMRHDLPAGPGSLQAYVEADGDPEERVGVFAPAAVPDNWAPILSALTPDDEEVVVAHALSDELRAQALFDVVTNNADRKAGHLLHGHYLPGTAAPGLFAIDNGLSFHVRPKLRTILWGFAGSPLRAQEHALLSGLLAAQDAIADELTGLLSGAERDALFERIAGLLVRGRLPAVPQGRTPIPWPPL from the coding sequence ATGACCGACGAGCAGGTGGCGTGCGCGCTCCTGCGCGAGGGCACCGTCGAGGAGCTCGGCCGGATCCCCGGGGCCTCGAACGACACCCGGCTCGTCACCGTGGCCCGGGGCGCGGAGCTGCTCCGCGCGGTGTACAAGCCGACCGCGGGGGAGCGGCCGCTGCGCGACTTCCCGCTCGGCACCCTCGCCCGCCGCGAGGTCGCCGCCTACCTGCTCGGCCTCCGGTGCGCGGACGTGCGGGTGCCGCCGACGGTCATGCGCCACGACCTGCCCGCAGGTCCCGGGTCCCTCCAGGCCTATGTCGAGGCCGACGGCGACCCCGAGGAGCGCGTCGGGGTGTTCGCGCCCGCGGCGGTGCCCGACAACTGGGCGCCGATCCTCAGCGCGCTCACCCCCGATGACGAGGAGGTCGTCGTCGCACACGCGCTGAGCGACGAGCTGCGCGCGCAGGCGCTGTTCGACGTCGTGACGAACAACGCCGACCGCAAGGCCGGGCACCTGCTCCACGGCCACTACCTGCCGGGGACCGCCGCGCCCGGGCTGTTCGCGATCGACAACGGACTGTCGTTCCACGTCCGACCCAAGCTCCGCACGATCCTCTGGGGCTTCGCCGGCTCCCCGCTCAGGGCGCAGGAGCACGCGCTGCTCTCCGGACTCCTCGCCGCGCAGGACGCGATCGCGGACGAGCTCACCGGTCTGCTGTCGGGCGCGGAGCGCGACGCGCTCTTCGAGCGCATCGCCGGGCTGCTCGTCCGGGGGCGGCTGCCCGCGGTGCCGCAGGGCCGGACGCCGATCCCCTGGCCGCCGCTGTAG
- a CDS encoding RecB family exonuclease, whose product MVELAALSPSRANDFVQCPLKFRFRTLDRLPEPPSPAAFKGTLVHAVLERLFDSPPPERTLDTAVALLPGCYTALSERDPEIAAMYPDQPAVDALFRESTELLRAYFGLELPENLEPAEREKFVSVTLDNGLVLRGFIDRVDVAPGGQVRLVDYKTGKQPRPQYRREADFQMRFYALLRHRTDGVLVHTLQLLYLGSRSIASYHPTAADIERTEAEILGIWDDITASARTGRWRPRKSPLCGWCHFKPLCPAWGNTAPEPPPVTAIAGHDLLSET is encoded by the coding sequence ATGGTCGAACTCGCAGCCCTATCCCCCTCCCGCGCGAACGATTTCGTGCAGTGCCCGCTCAAGTTCCGCTTCCGCACGCTCGACCGCCTTCCGGAGCCTCCCTCGCCCGCGGCGTTCAAGGGCACCCTCGTCCACGCGGTCCTCGAACGGCTCTTCGACTCGCCGCCGCCCGAGCGCACCCTCGACACCGCCGTCGCGCTCCTCCCCGGGTGCTACACCGCGCTGAGCGAGCGCGACCCGGAGATCGCGGCGATGTACCCCGACCAGCCGGCCGTCGACGCGCTGTTCCGGGAATCGACCGAGCTGCTCCGCGCGTACTTCGGACTCGAGCTGCCGGAGAACCTCGAGCCCGCCGAACGGGAGAAGTTCGTCTCCGTCACGCTCGACAACGGGCTCGTGCTGCGCGGATTCATCGATCGGGTCGACGTCGCGCCGGGCGGGCAGGTGCGGCTCGTCGACTACAAGACGGGCAAGCAGCCGCGCCCCCAGTACCGCCGCGAGGCGGATTTCCAGATGCGGTTCTACGCGCTGCTGCGGCATCGGACCGACGGCGTCCTCGTCCATACGCTCCAGCTCCTGTACCTCGGCAGCCGGTCGATCGCGAGCTACCACCCGACCGCCGCGGACATCGAGCGCACGGAGGCGGAGATCCTCGGCATCTGGGACGACATCACCGCGAGCGCGCGCACCGGCCGCTGGCGGCCGCGGAAGTCCCCGCTGTGCGGCTGGTGCCACTTCAAGCCTCTGTGTCCGGCGTGGGGCAACACCGCACCGGAGCCGCCGCCGGTCACCGCGATCGCCGGTCACGACCTCCTGTCGGAGACCTGA
- the mshC gene encoding cysteine--1-D-myo-inosityl 2-amino-2-deoxy-alpha-D-glucopyranoside ligase has product MKSWSAPAVPELATAGDAPVIFCSSARGPVAAPRAKGEARLYVCGITPYDSTHLGHAATYVAFDVLVRVWRDAGIDVTYVQNTTDVDDPLLERAQATGVDWRDLARSQIERYFGDMEALRIIPPDSYIGAVESVDLIVAAVERLLERGAAYRMPNGDVYYRIGTPVEPPFGSISKLDRAAMLELFAERGGDPEVEGKEDPLDALLWRAAREGEPHWEGGALGPGRPGWHIECAVIAEQYAGLPLTVQGGGSDLVFPHHEMGAAHATALTGTEFARTYMHTGMVGLDGEKMSKSKGNLIFVSSLREDGVDPMAIRLVLLAHHYRSDWMYRADDLEAARHRLQTWRAAAGRASAVPAAEVIANLRQELTDDLDCPAALSVVDDWAAGTASGPADADTAAIVTAIDALLGVEL; this is encoded by the coding sequence GTGAAATCCTGGTCTGCACCCGCCGTCCCCGAGCTCGCGACCGCCGGCGACGCCCCCGTGATCTTCTGCTCCTCCGCCCGCGGCCCCGTCGCCGCACCCCGAGCGAAGGGTGAGGCGCGCCTCTACGTCTGCGGCATCACCCCCTACGACTCGACCCACCTCGGCCACGCGGCGACCTACGTCGCCTTCGACGTGCTCGTGCGCGTGTGGCGCGACGCCGGGATCGACGTCACCTACGTGCAGAACACCACCGATGTCGACGACCCGCTCCTCGAGCGCGCCCAGGCGACCGGTGTCGACTGGCGGGATCTCGCCCGCTCCCAGATCGAGCGGTACTTCGGCGACATGGAGGCCCTGCGGATCATCCCGCCGGACTCGTACATCGGCGCCGTCGAATCCGTCGACCTCATCGTGGCGGCCGTCGAGCGGCTGCTCGAGCGCGGCGCCGCCTACCGGATGCCGAACGGCGACGTGTACTACCGCATCGGCACTCCGGTCGAGCCCCCGTTCGGATCGATCTCCAAGCTCGATCGCGCAGCGATGCTCGAGCTGTTCGCCGAGCGCGGCGGCGACCCCGAGGTCGAGGGCAAGGAGGATCCCCTCGACGCCCTCCTCTGGCGCGCTGCCCGCGAGGGCGAACCGCACTGGGAGGGCGGGGCGCTGGGGCCCGGTCGGCCGGGCTGGCACATCGAGTGCGCGGTCATCGCCGAGCAGTACGCCGGGCTGCCGCTCACCGTGCAGGGCGGCGGCAGCGACCTCGTGTTCCCCCACCACGAGATGGGCGCCGCGCACGCGACGGCGCTCACCGGCACCGAGTTCGCCCGGACCTACATGCACACCGGGATGGTCGGACTCGACGGCGAGAAGATGAGCAAGTCGAAGGGCAACCTCATCTTCGTCTCCTCCCTGCGCGAGGACGGGGTCGACCCGATGGCGATCCGGCTCGTGCTCCTCGCCCACCACTACCGCAGCGACTGGATGTACCGGGCGGACGATCTCGAGGCCGCACGGCACCGCCTGCAGACGTGGCGCGCGGCCGCCGGCCGGGCCTCGGCCGTGCCCGCCGCCGAGGTCATCGCGAACCTCCGCCAGGAGCTCACCGACGACCTCGACTGCCCCGCGGCACTGTCCGTCGTCGACGACTGGGCGGCGGGGACCGCGAGCGGTCCGGCCGATGCCGACACCGCCGCGATCGTCACCGCGATCGACGCCCTCCTCGGCGTCGAGCTCTGA
- a CDS encoding DUF3090 domain-containing protein — translation MPPQVFDHSAPDRFVVGTVGLPGERTFFLQARTAERITTVVLEKEQVEMLGERVNELLDLVRSKSSDPRSIPLQPREDLIDNAGLSVPVEAEFRVGTMSLGWDTVAEHMVIECFEFTQEDAESGTSADPDEAEDRDRLRVVLGAAQAREFSRRADQVVGAGRQDCPFCSLPLDADGHMCPRANGVAR, via the coding sequence ATGCCACCGCAGGTTTTCGATCATTCCGCACCGGATCGGTTCGTCGTCGGCACCGTCGGGCTGCCCGGGGAGCGGACGTTCTTCCTCCAGGCCCGCACCGCCGAGAGGATCACCACCGTGGTGCTCGAGAAGGAGCAGGTCGAGATGCTCGGGGAGCGGGTGAACGAGCTCCTCGACCTCGTCCGGTCGAAGTCGAGCGATCCGCGCTCGATCCCGCTGCAGCCGCGCGAGGACCTCATCGACAATGCCGGGCTGAGCGTCCCGGTCGAAGCGGAGTTCCGGGTCGGCACCATGAGCCTCGGCTGGGACACCGTCGCCGAGCACATGGTCATCGAGTGCTTCGAGTTCACCCAGGAGGACGCGGAGTCGGGGACGAGCGCGGATCCGGACGAGGCGGAGGACCGCGACCGGCTGCGCGTCGTGCTCGGCGCCGCGCAGGCCCGCGAGTTCTCCCGCCGCGCCGATCAGGTGGTCGGCGCCGGCCGCCAGGACTGCCCGTTCTGCTCCCTCCCGCTCGACGCGGACGGACACATGTGCCCGCGGGCCAACGGGGTCGCCCGCTGA
- a CDS encoding tRNA (adenine-N1)-methyltransferase → MTTDTSTGAVHRRGPLRIGDKVQLTDPKGRLHTIVLEAGREFHTHKGSLAHDTLIGGSEGTVVHTTGGVPYQVLRPLLEDFVMSMPRGAAVVYPKDAALIVTFGDIFPGATVVEAGVGSGALTLSLLRAVGDGGRVHSFERREEFARIAAGNIEDFYGAPHPAWGLTLGDLAEELPREFAPGTVDRVVLDMLAPWECLPAVTAALAPGGVLACYVATVPQLSRTAEALRASGDYTEPRAMESMVRDWHLEGLAVRPEHRMIAHTGFLVFARRLADGTEPLERRRRPQGSEPSPEDRAAWEGGEITAHAIGAREATGKKLRRVIREAGSRNRALDSAAQAGPAHPTDPTGEIDPGSTPEEDS, encoded by the coding sequence ATGACTACCGACACCTCCACCGGCGCGGTCCACCGCCGCGGACCGCTGCGCATCGGCGACAAGGTCCAGCTCACCGACCCGAAGGGCCGCCTCCACACGATCGTCCTCGAGGCCGGTCGCGAGTTCCATACGCACAAGGGCTCCCTCGCCCACGACACGCTCATCGGCGGCAGCGAGGGCACCGTCGTCCACACCACCGGGGGAGTGCCGTACCAGGTGCTCCGGCCGCTCCTCGAGGACTTCGTCATGTCGATGCCGCGCGGTGCCGCGGTCGTCTACCCCAAGGACGCGGCGCTCATCGTGACCTTCGGCGACATCTTCCCCGGTGCCACCGTCGTCGAGGCCGGCGTCGGCTCCGGGGCCCTCACCCTGTCCCTGCTCCGCGCGGTGGGCGACGGCGGGCGCGTGCACTCCTTCGAGCGTCGCGAGGAGTTCGCGCGGATCGCCGCCGGGAACATCGAGGACTTCTACGGCGCGCCCCACCCCGCGTGGGGCCTCACGCTCGGCGACCTCGCCGAGGAGCTGCCCCGGGAGTTCGCGCCCGGCACCGTCGACCGGGTGGTCCTCGACATGCTCGCCCCCTGGGAGTGCCTGCCGGCCGTCACCGCCGCGCTCGCCCCCGGCGGCGTGCTCGCGTGCTACGTCGCGACGGTTCCGCAGCTCTCGCGCACCGCGGAGGCGCTGCGCGCCTCGGGAGACTACACCGAGCCGCGGGCCATGGAGTCGATGGTCCGCGACTGGCACCTCGAGGGCCTCGCCGTCCGCCCCGAGCACCGGATGATCGCCCACACCGGCTTCCTCGTCTTCGCCCGGCGCCTCGCCGACGGCACCGAACCCCTCGAGCGGCGACGCCGCCCGCAGGGCAGCGAGCCGAGCCCCGAGGACCGCGCCGCGTGGGAGGGCGGGGAGATCACCGCCCATGCGATCGGCGCCCGCGAGGCGACCGGCAAGAAGCTCCGCCGCGTCATCCGCGAAGCGGGGTCCCGGAACCGCGCCCTCGACAGCGCCGCCCAGGCCGGCCCCGCGCACCCCACCGACCCGACCGGGGAGATCGACCCCGGCAGCACGCCCGAGGAGGACTCATGA
- a CDS encoding site-2 protease family protein — protein MSETTSARRAPGAARGLHLGRVLGAPVVLAWSWFLAAIVITLLFRPWISDVRPDLGHGAWLVAFAYAVLLFGSVFLHELAHGVAGRAAGQRVAAIELNVWGGFTRFEPRIEEDSARAASTSFVISIVGPIVNIVLAGLGWAGLQFTQGGSVAWLLLIALTFANLALGVINLLPGIPLDGGWALQALMWRATRSQYRGTVVASWVGRLIAAGFVGWALIAPLLAGRRPDLVTVLWMTAIAVMLWVSAGDALVHARRARRMETYDLSRVIQPAIAATGDADVEAPLAYADRAGAAGAPGTPPGPPPLVVVLDPADLPYGLLDRHAASQVAAGPGPGAQVKDFVRPFGAWIGVPRDITAPHLLESLTHRPKAQFCLVMDGSTLTGVIDLQEFFDELLAD, from the coding sequence ATGTCGGAGACCACCTCAGCGCGCCGTGCCCCCGGGGCGGCGCGCGGCCTGCACCTCGGGCGCGTGCTCGGCGCTCCCGTCGTCCTCGCCTGGTCGTGGTTCCTCGCCGCTATCGTCATCACGCTGCTGTTCCGGCCCTGGATCAGCGACGTCCGCCCCGACCTGGGCCACGGCGCCTGGCTCGTCGCCTTCGCCTACGCGGTCCTCCTCTTCGGCTCGGTGTTCCTCCACGAGCTCGCCCACGGGGTCGCCGGCCGCGCCGCCGGACAGCGGGTCGCCGCCATCGAGCTCAACGTGTGGGGCGGCTTCACCCGGTTCGAGCCGCGCATCGAGGAGGACTCCGCCCGCGCCGCCTCGACGAGCTTCGTCATCTCGATCGTCGGGCCGATCGTCAACATCGTGCTCGCCGGCCTCGGCTGGGCGGGGCTCCAGTTCACGCAGGGCGGGTCGGTCGCCTGGCTCCTCCTCATCGCGCTGACCTTCGCCAACCTCGCCCTCGGGGTGATCAACCTGCTGCCGGGCATCCCGCTCGACGGCGGCTGGGCGCTCCAGGCGCTCATGTGGCGCGCCACCCGCAGCCAGTACCGCGGCACGGTTGTCGCGAGCTGGGTCGGCCGCCTCATCGCCGCGGGCTTCGTGGGCTGGGCGCTCATCGCGCCCCTCCTCGCCGGCCGCCGGCCCGATCTCGTCACCGTGCTGTGGATGACCGCGATCGCGGTCATGCTGTGGGTGTCCGCCGGCGACGCCCTCGTCCACGCCCGGCGCGCCCGCCGGATGGAGACCTACGACCTGTCCCGGGTGATCCAGCCGGCGATCGCCGCGACCGGGGACGCCGACGTCGAGGCGCCCCTCGCCTACGCCGACCGCGCGGGCGCCGCGGGCGCACCCGGCACCCCGCCGGGCCCGCCCCCGCTCGTCGTCGTGCTCGATCCCGCCGACCTGCCCTACGGGCTCCTCGACCGGCACGCCGCCTCGCAGGTCGCGGCCGGCCCTGGCCCGGGCGCACAGGTCAAGGACTTCGTCCGGCCGTTCGGGGCCTGGATCGGCGTCCCCCGCGACATCACCGCCCCGCACCTCCTCGAATCGCTCACCCACCGCCCCAAGGCGCAGTTCTGCCTCGTCATGGACGGCAGCACGCTCACCGGCGTCATCGACCTCCAGGAGTTCTTCGACGAGCTTCTCGCGGACTGA